One genomic region from Stackebrandtia nassauensis DSM 44728 encodes:
- a CDS encoding NAD(P)H-binding protein: MADNTILVIGSTGKIGRHVAERLRERDVTVKAASRSGPVHFDWHDEATWPGALDGAQGAYLVDSQDADRVPLLRRFSALAAHRGLRRLVFLSAREAESVNPTLEEKEAAIKDAGTEWTILRPVWFNQNFSEVAAFREPLRAGELRLPAGDGPQPFIDAEDIAEVAAAALTTDGHHGRTYDLSGPEAISFGEAVAHIAKATGRDLRYRPVSAEDYVADPAAFGAQPGQAEGYALLMAAIAEGKTSHLSDGVKQALGRDPRGFAEYAVKTAATGVWDA, translated from the coding sequence ATGGCTGACAATACGATTCTGGTCATCGGCAGCACCGGCAAGATCGGGCGCCATGTCGCCGAACGGCTACGCGAGCGCGACGTCACCGTCAAGGCGGCGTCCCGGTCCGGCCCGGTCCACTTCGACTGGCACGACGAGGCCACCTGGCCGGGTGCCCTCGACGGCGCGCAGGGCGCCTATCTCGTCGACTCCCAGGACGCCGATCGCGTCCCGCTGCTGCGCCGCTTCAGCGCGCTGGCCGCCCACCGGGGCCTGCGCCGTCTGGTGTTCCTGTCGGCCCGCGAGGCCGAGAGCGTCAACCCCACCCTGGAGGAGAAGGAGGCGGCCATCAAGGACGCCGGTACCGAGTGGACGATCCTGCGTCCGGTCTGGTTCAACCAGAACTTCTCCGAGGTCGCGGCGTTCCGGGAACCATTGCGGGCGGGGGAGTTGCGCCTGCCCGCCGGGGACGGTCCGCAACCCTTCATCGACGCCGAGGACATCGCCGAGGTCGCCGCCGCCGCGCTGACCACCGACGGCCACCACGGCCGCACCTACGACCTGTCCGGGCCGGAGGCGATCAGCTTCGGCGAGGCCGTCGCCCACATCGCCAAGGCCACCGGCCGCGACCTGCGCTACCGCCCGGTCAGCGCTGAAGATTACGTCGCCGACCCGGCCGCGTTCGGCGCCCAGCCCGGCCAGGCCGAGGGGTACGCGCTGCTCATGGCCGCGATCGCCGAGGGCAAGACGTCGCACCTGTCCGACGGCGTGAAGCAGGCGCTGGGCCGCGATCCGCGCGGCTTCGCCGAATACGCCGTCAAGACCGCCGCCACCGGCGTGTGGGACGCCTGA